Proteins found in one Parasteatoda tepidariorum isolate YZ-2023 chromosome 7, CAS_Ptep_4.0, whole genome shotgun sequence genomic segment:
- the LOC107450557 gene encoding uncharacterized protein, with the protein MISEILLLLLFTFFVVNSENCPQMYYWLEAGKTCIHVSSRKIKLSDKESYCTNEAGGGRPFMKRLNDDAYKELAKKIRDNIKNLIPQQVYIGMKKEDGFGSKKWIYENNEGTVQQDDYPLWIRDPESLNCAVVAAGNDFKVEPFACNQEVVFLCELDKMPCHHEQLSYVNYHDKCLFLFPRKESYRTAPNFCIDGHLFPYKDASSTKSVASAILSSPLDGGVFLGLKKMDDGSWQYDNGVEEKDRWSEGEEREWDCGIMAFEQDFSFGLFTFSCDDDMRILCEYKGE; encoded by the exons ATGATCAGCGAAATACTGTTGTTACTCTTATTTACATTCTTCGTAGTGAATTCGGAAA aCTGTCCTCAAATGTACTACTGGTTGGAAGCTGGAAAAACATGCATCCATGTTTCAAGCAGAAAAATTAAGCTAAGCGACAAGGAATCGTACTGTACGAATGAGGCAGGAGGCGGCCGCCCATTTATGAAACGACTGAATGATGATGCTTACAAGGAATTGGCCAAGAAGATAAGAGATAACATCAAAAATCTAATCCCTCAGCAAGTATACATTG GAATGAAAAAAGAGGATGGATTTGGATCAAAGAAGTGGATATATGAGAACAACGAAGGAACTGTTCAACAAGACGACTATCCATTGTGGATAAGAGATCCCGAAAGCCTGAATTGTGCAGTGGTAGCAGCTGGAAACGATTTCAAAGTGGAGCCTTTTGCTTGCAATCAAGAAGTAGTATTTTTGTGTGAATTAGACAAAATGC CTTGTCATCATGAACAACTGAGCTACGTCAACTACCACGATAAATGCCTCTTTTTGTTTCCTCGAAAAGAGTCCTACAGAACTGCACCAAATTTTTGCATAGATGGCCATCTGTTCCCTTACAAAGATGCCAGTTCCACGAAAAGCGTGGCTTCAGCAATTCTCAGCTCGCCTCTAGATGGAGGAGTGTTCTTAGGATTAAAGAAAATGGATGATGGATCATGGCAATACGATAATGG aGTTGAAGAGAAAGATCGGTGGAGTGAAGGTGAGGAAAGGGAATGGGATTGTGGAATAATGGCATTCgaacaagatttttcttttggtttATTTACTTTCAGTTGTGATGATGATATGAGAATATTGTGTGAGT